Proteins from one Periplaneta americana isolate PAMFEO1 chromosome 6, P.americana_PAMFEO1_priV1, whole genome shotgun sequence genomic window:
- the LOC138701020 gene encoding selenocysteine lyase-like, translated as MEIYLDYNATTPLEPSVISKISQSMEELWGNPSSSYGFGIRAKRNIEEARKQLADMIGAVPEDIIFTSGGTEANNIVIFGILNYYDEWLKCNPESEHYGKKPHIITTNIEHPAVILPLRYLAEKKAAIELSIVPVNTTGSVDPRDILCAVRPNTSLITVMLANNETGVILPVAEISRGLEEINLKRREENKIKILYHTDAAQAIGKISVHAPTLQVDYLTIVGHKFYGPRIGCLYARGLMHQDVPLYPVMFGGGQERGYRPGTENTPMIVGLGEAARLVCENLTTYNSHMETIRDYLEKKLKEAFGEDRVVFNCSKDVQRLPNTCNVSLVGEGFVGHVVLSKATNVYASVGAACHAQNKPSEILLASGVSCELAVNALRLSVGRSTTREDIDNAVKDLKQAADQVLNGKHE; from the exons ATGGAGATATACTTGGACTACAACGCAACAACACCACTTGAACCAAGTGTTATTTCAAAGATATCGCAGTCAATGGAGGAGCTGTGGGGCAATCCAAGTTCTAGTTACGGATTTGGAATTAGAGCCAAGAGGAACATTGAGGAAGCAAGGAAACAATTAGCTGATATGATAGGTGCTGTTCCTGAAGATATTATATTCACCTCTGGAGGAACAGAG GCTAACAATATTGTAATCTTCGGCATCCTTAACTACTATGATGAATGGTTGAAATGTAATCCAGAGTCCGAACACTACGGAAAGAAACCTCACATCATAACAACAAATATAGAGCACCCAGCTGTGATTCTGCCACTCAGATATTTGGCAGAGAAGAAGGCAGCCATCG AACTGAGTATCGTGCCTGTGAACACAACAGGTTCTGTGGACCCACGTGACATACTTTGTGCTGTCAGACCCAACACCAGTCTCATCACAGTCATGCTAGCCAACAACGAGACAGGTGTCATCTTACCCGTTGCAGAGATTTCCAG AggtttagaagaaataaatcttaaaagaagagaagagaacaaAATCAAGATATTATACCACACTGACGCAGCTCAGGCGATTGGAAAGATCTCAGTTCATGCCCCGACTCTGCAAGTTGATTACTTAACTATAGTCGGCCACAAG TTCTATGGACCACGCATCGGGTGTCTCTATGCGCGGGGGTTGATGCATCAAGACGTGCCTTTGTACCCTGTCATGTTCGGTGGAGGACAAGAGAGAGGCTATCGCCCTGGGACAGAGAACACACCAATGATAGTAGGGCTAGGAGAGGCAGCCAGGCTGGTGTGCGAAAATCTGACAACCTACAACAGCCACATGGAGACAATACGAGACTATCTGGAGAAGAAGCTGAAG GAAGCATTTGGGGAAGACAGAGTGGTCTTCAACTGCAGCAAGGACGTGCAGAGACTCCCCAACACTTGTAATGTATCGCTGGTGGGCGAGGGCTTCGTGGGTCATGTGGTGCTCTCCAAAGCCACCAACGTGTACGCCAGCGTTGGGGCAGCTTGCCATGCCCAGAACAAACCTTCAG AAATCTTGCTGGCGTCGGGAGTGTCCTGTGAGCTTGCAGTTAATGCCCTTCGCCTGAGTGTGGGGAGAAGCACAACTAGAGAGGATATAGACAACGCTGTCAAAGACCTCAAGCAAGCTGCTGACCAAGTTCTAAATGGCAAACACGAATAA